In Phaseolus vulgaris cultivar G19833 chromosome 10, P. vulgaris v2.0, whole genome shotgun sequence, a single genomic region encodes these proteins:
- the LOC137819374 gene encoding uncharacterized protein: MDLPNHKFFQSPSALAVAVAPHGETLTESNMNMYGKSKDNPFADDFPDPLCKLNLKETSEFVKSLPVPSGRAESRGHSVSQQRRLLEAPSTPGRPVFSFSSGLPRKSFPSKWDDAEKWLMSTSCHDSPAHNNNNTLKVSVSDSSKVATRQPYEDVTFKQQMENFSEKSRVTEERVTKAVPNFHWSPSLDHHHNTLGAFHGVKDIVLKDKFTDSIEPILPNLRYLEPAKEGFLFRNQGGGAMQDACTEVVQHRDIGTEMTPLGSSTTSRCHTPVKISSPPRHNTPASRSGPLALASTACTLDVIQLEECHFSKLQLGSQYDIVTSNWSSSEEEEKEISKSLRHNGSHKADSDCIAASWEEEEKTKCCLRYQREEAKIQAWVNLQSAKAEARSRKLEVKIQKMRSNLEEKLMKRMSVVHRKAEEWRAEARQQHLEQIQKTTEQAQKMIHKHNSHFSKPSSCGCFPCNNNHH; encoded by the exons ATGGACCTTCCCAACCACAAATTCTTCCAATCTCCGTCTGCATTGGCAGTGGCAGTGGCACCACATGGG GAAACACTCACTGAGAGCAATATGAACATGTATGGGAAAAGCAAAGACAACCCTTTTGCAGATGACTTCCCTGATCCACTTTGCAAGCTCAACCTGAAGGAAACCTCTGAGTTTGTCAAGTCGTTGCCTGTGCCGAGTGGCAGAGCCGAAAGCAGAGGCCACTCTGTTTCACAACAGAGGAGACTATTAGAGGCTCCCTCCACTCCGGGGAGACCAGTTTTCTCCTTCAGCTCTGGCCTTCCAAGAAAGAGCTTCCCTTCTAAGTGGGATGATGCAGAGAAATGGCTCATGAGCACTTCTTGCCACGACTCACCTGctcacaacaacaacaacactcTCAAGGTTTCAGTCTCAGACTCCTCAAAGGTTGCAACCAGACAACCATACGAAGATGTTACCTTTAAGCAGCAAATGGAAAATTTCTCGGAGAAATCTAGGGTCACTGAAGAAAGGGTGACCAAAGCTGTCCCCAACTTTCACTGGTCTCCTTCATTGGACCACCACCATAACACACTCGGCGCTTTCCATGGTGTTAAAGACATTGTACTCAAAG ATAAGTTCACAGACAGCATAGAACCTATTTTGCCAAATTTGAGATATTTAGAGCCGGCTAAGGAAGGGTTCTTGTTTAGGAACCAAGGTGGTGGGGCAATGCAAGATGCTTGCACAGAAGTGGTTCAACATAGAGACATTGGCACTGAGATGACTCCTCTGGGAAGTTCCACAACTTCAAGATGCCACACCCCAGTTAAGATTTCATCACCTCCTCGGCACAACACTCCTGCAAGTAGGTCAGGACCATTGGCCTTGGCTAGCACTGCCTGCACTCTTGATGTCATTCAGCTGGAGGAGTGCCATTTTTCTAAACTGCAACTAGGATCACAGTATGATATAGTAACTTCAAATTGGAGCTCAAGTGAAGAGGAAGAAAAGGAAATATCAAAAAGCTTGAGGCATAATGGGAGCCACAAAGCTGATTCCGACTGCATAGCTGCTTCATGGGAAGAAGAGGAGAAGACCAAGTGTTGTTTAAG GTATCAGAGAGAAGAAGCAAAAATCCAAGCTTGGGTAAACCTCCAAAGTGCTAAAGCAGAGGCCAGGTCAAGAAAGCTTGAG GTGAAAATACAGAAGATGAGATCAAACCTTGAAGAGAAGTTGATGAAGAGGATGTCAGTGGTTCACAGGAAAGCTGAGGAGTGGAGAGCAGAAGCAAGACAGCAACACTTGGAGCAAATACAGAAAACCACTGAGCAAGCTCAAAAGATGATTCATAAACATAACTCACACTTTTCAAAGCCAAGTTCATGTGGTTGCTTCCCTTGCAACAACAACCATCATTGA